AGATAGGTGAAGTTCGGATGCTCCTGAGCCCACCGCTGCAGATCCTCGTCATAGAGCAGATCCGTCGTGTACGGAACCCCCATCACCAGCACGATCCGGCTGGCCACCCCGGCCGCCAGCAGTTCCTTGATCATCCCGCGGAACGGGGCAATGCCCGTCCCTGTCGCGAAAAAGACATAATCATGCTGCTCGGGCGCGACCGGAAGCAGAAACCGCTTCCCGCTCGGACCCGTCAACTGAACATCGTCGCCCACCGAGAGATCGCAAAGATAGTTGCTCGCGACACCCGTCAGGAGACGGTGCGTCTCCCAATGTTCGTCGAGCGTTCGCTTGACCGTCGTGGCGATGACCTGACCCTGCCCGTCTTCGCCAGAGGTCGGGCTGGCAATCGAATACAGCCTCAACTTGTGAGGCTTGCCCCGTTCATCCACACCCGGAGGCACCACACCAAAGGCCTGCCCGGCGCGGAACGAACCGGCAAGCCTCGTTCCCGAAACATCTATCGCAACATGGCGCACAAACCCTGAAGCTTTGCGACCCCGCGTGCACAGCGTCGACTCGATCACCCGACCCACCACCGGCTGGGCCGGTGTCACCACGTTCACGAGCACTTCCGGAAGCACCGGCTCGCCAGGAACCCCGTCGCCAGTCTTGCCCCCCGGTTGGTTGCTCATGGCCGATTGGTCGCTTGTAGTAGATGATGGCCCGGCGTGCGGCTGCATCGTCGCATCAGCCTTCATCTTCGTCGCTCATTCCTTCGTCTTCGAACGGCTCGTCGATCGGGTCAGACTCCCAATCGGTCGCAGGCGCGGCATTGCGATCCCGGCGGCCGGCGATCTCATTGAGGCGCCCGATCACCACATCCAGCTTTTCGCGACTTGCGCCACGCCCGCCCGTAGCGCCAAAGTCATCGGCCGCCGCGCCGTACGCCTCCACCGCAGCCTCCATCGCACGCCTGACCTCCGAGGCTGCCCGCGATGCCTGCTCGGCGAACCAGTTGGCATCGGGCAAAGGCGGATTCATCATCGCCAGCCCCTGCATGAGCTCCTGCAACGCGCCAAACGAACGCGCACGCTTGGCGTGCACATCGCCTAACGCCAGATTCGCTGTACCACGGGCGAACTTCGCATTGACCCGCATGTCGGCCTCGGCCTGCCGGGCACTCGAGACCGCCGACGCCAGCGCGGCGATCTGTTCTTCATACTGCGCATTGAGCCCGCTACCTTCGCCCCGGCCCGCACGAAAGTCGATCAGTCCGTTCGCTTTCTCCCGCACCTGCTGGGCAACCGCCGCGGCCTTGGCACGCGCAGCCGATGCTTCGCTCGCAGCATCCTGAGCCGCCTGACGAATCTCAGCCTGCGAAACCCCGATCAGCGCCTTCTGCTGCACGAACTTCTCGTAGGTCAGCAAGGCTTCGCGGGCTTCGGTCTCGAGTTGATTGGCCCGGGCCGAAAGGCGACTGACATCGAGCAGCTTCAGGTCCGCAGCGTGAGCGTGCGTCGCGATTGTCGGCGCAAGCTCCGCTGCCTCGCGTGCCGAAAGGGTCGAGGCCCGCAGTTCCAACTCCGCAGCCTTGTCCCGCTCGGCCTTCGACTGGGATTCGAGTTGCGCGATCTGAGTCCGCAGGTCCGCAAGCTTGCCGTCAATCACCGACTTCTCACGCTGCGCACGCTCGATGAATCCTTCGATCTCGCCCTCTTCGCTCACGAGCAAGGCCAGTTCGGGTGCGGGATCGTAACTCTGCGCCGCAGCGGCCTCGGCCTGGAGAGCCTGCCACGCACGAGCGAGCCCGCGCAGCTCAGTCATCTGCGCAACCGCCTGCTGTTCGAGCGTGTTGACCTTCAGCCCCACCCCGGCCGCGATGCCAGTCTGCGCACGACTCTTGAGGATCTGCACGCTTGCCTTCTCGGCAGCCGTCCCGTCGGGCGTCCCATCCAACGCCCGCTTCGCAGCCGTGAAACCCGAAGCAGCCACGCCAGGATCAGAACCCGAGCCGCCGCCAGCCGCGATCCCGCTGATCGATGCCCCAGCCTCCCTCACCGCGACCTTCGCCTCGGAGCGTCCATCGCACCCCGTCAACACGCAACTCGCCAACCCCGCCGACGCCAGCACCAACTGTAGTTTGCCCTTCATCGAAACCCTTTTCATCATGGCTCCTGTTCCATCGGCTGCAAGGACCATCAGCAGGCGGAGTCCCCCTCCGCAGTGAGCCACAGTTTAGGTCATACACCAACCCGCCGCACGAGACTACCGCTCGAGCTTCTCGATATCCTCAGCCTCTCCTGTCTTTGGATCTGGTGGGGGCCGAACCTCATAATCAATCGGATACTCGGGTCTCGGGCGGTACATCCCCGAAATCCACGCCACCGCATCCTCAAATCCCTTGTCCTCGGTCGATCGGAAAACGGAGCTCCACCCGCGACTGCCTCGCGTCCTCGCCGCATCAGGGTGCGGATACAGCGAAACATCACGCGGCAGCGCCATCTGCAACAACGGCGAACGCGCCGGCTCTGCGTAGTTGATCAGTGGCGTCCCATCGGCCAGTCTGAACCGATCCAGAATCACCATGTTCGTGTACACGGTTTGATCCGAGTTGATCTTCTGGTTATACAGCTGCAAACGCCCCGCCTCGGCTCCGCCATGACACTGTTCGGTCGAGCACGCGTTCATCAGCCATCGTGCGTGCACGTCGCTCCTGAACCTCTGGATCGCCGGCGGATGATCCCGGATGATCACCTCACGGTAGAGTTCTCGTGCCTGAAGTTTGAACATCAACTCCAGCACTTCTTCCGGGCGCTTGCGGAACAGTGCATCACGCCCCTCCGATGTGCTCGGGATCAGATGACTGCTCGCGTGAAGGCGGATCATGCGATCAATCGTTTCCCGTCTGATGATGATGCGCGGCGGCCTCTGCAAATCGACCTCATACACCTTGATGAGATTGATCTCCTCCGGCTTAAGCAACGGGAATCGCCGCCTCGCATCCACACGCTGCGAAAAACGTTCAGCCCCGCTCGGGCCGCTGAGCGATTCATCACGCTCGTCCATGACCCGCTGCTTGCTGAGCAGATCCATCTGAATCTTCAGCCAGCTGTGCAACTCGCGCGCCTGACGATGGAACGGATCCCGCGCCAGCACCGCGTCGACCTCACCCATCGCCAGTTCGTACTGCTCCCTTGCTCGCAGCCACTCGGCCAGCAGCGTACGCCCGTCAAGGTCCGAGTCCTTGATGAGACGCCGCATGTTCTCATACCGCTCAATCAGCGGCGGCAGGATGCGGATCGTTCGTACCAGGTTCCCGGAAAATCGAGTTTCAATCCCCTCGATGCGCAGCACCACCTCATCCTCGCTGTGCGACACCAGCAGGCCAGTCACCTCACGCCCACCTTGCATCAACACCACGCACTCACGCAGCGCCGTCTTCTCGACATGCACTGAAGGTTGGTCCCCATCCGCTTCCTGTTCTGACTCATTCTGCCAAACTGCCCCAGCAGGCGCACCGGCACCGACCACGCCCGCCGCGATCACTCCCGCGCAGCACCAGATCAGGATTTGGATTCTTCCGGCACGCTTCAGCATCCCGCCATGATACGCGAAAACCTCACGCTCAGTCAGGACTCTGGAACGAATGCAACTGCGAGAGTGACAGCACACGCTCATCACGCTGTATCCGCACCGCACGATCCAGGGCAAGCACATGCCCCGTAACCGGCTGAATGAACTCGACGCTGCCCTTGTCATTGAGTCTCAGTTCGATCGGGCCGGGAACATCGCTGCGAAACTCCACAAAGTATCCGGGCAGCCAGACCTTCACCCCAGCACACACGCGCTTGCGGATCGTCAACTGCGCCGCGACCAGACCGAGCATCAGACTTGCCAGTTTCTCGCTCGAAGTTCGTACTCGGTCAAGATCCTTCTTCGCTTCGCTCGCGGACAACTCCAGTTCCGCCAGTTCCTCTGTCTGCTGCGCAGTGAGGGCGTTGAAATGCCGCTTCAGATCCCCCACCTTGCGCTCCGCTTCTGCAAAGACACGCTCCAGTTCAGGGATCAGATCCAATGTTCGTCGGGCTACCTCTTCCTGTTCCCTCAATGAACCAAGAACAACATGAGTCGAAACCCCCCCATATCCGCCGAGCAACCCAATCTCTGCGTGCCCAACCACCGAGTACAACCCCCCGCGCACCGATGCCCCGGCCGCAAACATCGGGCCATGCACTTCCAAATTGCAGTTGTTCACCTCGTTCTTGATCGTCACCGGGCCATAAATGATCCCGCGCACTCCATCGAGATACTTCGCCTCCAACGATCGTCCGACCTCGATGACACCCTGCTCGCGCCCCGCCATGCCCCCGCGAAGCGTCAGATGACGACCACATCGAATCGTGGCAGCCTCGACCAGACCCTTGATGCTCAACGATCCTTCAGCATTCACCACGAACTGGTCCTTGACACCCTCCTCAACAACCACATCACCAGGAAAACGGATATTGCCCGTCGAGAAATCGACCGCTCCACGCACTGTCAGCACCGGCTCAACCCCGATCAGATCATGCTTGCACACGAGATGCCCGGGACGCCGCGCTTCAACAAATTCTTCATCCCGTACGCGAATGTTCTCGTTAAACTGCATCTGACATTGCAGGCCGCTCTTGGCTGCGATGGCTTCGCCATAGATGTCTTCGCCATCCACTCCATCCGTCGGATGGATGATGCGCCCTATGCGATCCCCCCTGCGCACGATCACAAACGACGACTGCTCGCGAAAATTCACCGCCTCCTCGCTCGATTCCGACACATCCTCTTCAAGCGACACAAAGACACGCCGGCGATGTGCGATCTCGGCAAGCTGCTCCTGAATTTCAGTCGTGAACTCGAACCGCCCCGCTTCGCCGTTCTTCGGCGCCACTCCGCAAGCCACAAGCGCCTCGTGCCGTTCGTCCGGAGCCTCTCGGCACCGATCAACCAGCTGCGCAATCTCCTCTTCATGGATCACACGGCGAAGAATGCCCGCTGCGTCCAACTGACTGATCAGCGTCTGGGCGTCAAGCTGCGCAGGGTCATAGCCAGGTGTCACCAGCAGCACAGCGCGCACCTTCCCCTCTTCGTGTCGCAGTTTCA
This is a stretch of genomic DNA from Phycisphaeraceae bacterium. It encodes these proteins:
- a CDS encoding DUF342 domain-containing protein; the protein is MSRDLSECLKLRHEEGKVRAVLLVTPGYDPAQLDAQTLISQLDAAGILRRVIHEEEIAQLVDRCREAPDERHEALVACGVAPKNGEAGRFEFTTEIQEQLAEIAHRRRVFVSLEEDVSESSEEAVNFREQSSFVIVRRGDRIGRIIHPTDGVDGEDIYGEAIAAKSGLQCQMQFNENIRVRDEEFVEARRPGHLVCKHDLIGVEPVLTVRGAVDFSTGNIRFPGDVVVEEGVKDQFVVNAEGSLSIKGLVEAATIRCGRHLTLRGGMAGREQGVIEVGRSLEAKYLDGVRGIIYGPVTIKNEVNNCNLEVHGPMFAAGASVRGGLYSVVGHAEIGLLGGYGGVSTHVVLGSLREQEEVARRTLDLIPELERVFAEAERKVGDLKRHFNALTAQQTEELAELELSASEAKKDLDRVRTSSEKLASLMLGLVAAQLTIRKRVCAGVKVWLPGYFVEFRSDVPGPIELRLNDKGSVEFIQPVTGHVLALDRAVRIQRDERVLSLSQLHSFQSPD